From Eptesicus fuscus isolate TK198812 chromosome 14, DD_ASM_mEF_20220401, whole genome shotgun sequence, one genomic window encodes:
- the LOC103292417 gene encoding taste receptor type 2 member 7-like, whose protein sequence is MTPSLSAIPHAIIMSAEFITGITVNGFLIIISCNEMIKSRKLTPMQLILICIGMSRVGLLMTLMVQSFFSIFFPLFYRTRIYGAAMVFVWMFFSSVSLWFATCLSVFYCLKLIVFTHPCFLWLKFRISKLMPGLLLGSLLASVSTATLCIEVDYPKDAVEDVLRNATHTTSKIKIRKISEVLLVNLSLLFPLAIFLMCTFMLLVSLYKHTHRMQNGSRGFRSVSTEVHINALRTVLTFVLFFISYFAAFITNMTFIIPHGTQRYFVMKDIMAAYPSGHSVIIIWSNSKFQQPLRRLFCLKKSQ, encoded by the coding sequence ATGACCCCCTCTTTATCAGCTATTCCCCATGCGATCATCATGTCAGCAGAATTTATTACCGGGATTACAGTCAATGGATTTCTGATAATCATCAGCTGTAACGAAATGATCAAAAGCAGAAAGCTAACACCAATGCAGCTCATTTTAATATGTATAGGGATGTCTAGAGTTGGTCTGCTGATGACATTAATGGTACAAAGttttttctctatcttctttccACTCTTTTATCGGACAAGAATTTATGGTGCAGCGATGGTGTTCGTTTGGATGTTTTTTAGCTCTGTCAGTCTCTGGTTTGCCACCTGCCTGTCTGTATTTTACTGCCTCAAGTTAATAGTCTTCACTCATCCCTGTTTTCTTTGGCTGAAATTCAGGATCTCAAAGTTAATGCCTGGGCTGCTTCTGGGAAGCTTGCTGGCCTCGGTGAGCACTGCAACTCTGTGTATCGAGGTAGATTACCCTAAAGACGCGGTGGAGGATGTCCTCAGAAATGCCACACACACCACGTCTAAAATCAAGATAAGGAAAATTAGTGAAGTGCTTCTTGTCAATTTGTCACTCCTATTTCCTCTAGCCATATTCCTGATGTGCACTTTCATGTTACTCGTGTCTCTCTACAAGCACACTCATCGGATGCAAAACGGATCTCGTGGTTTTAGAAGTGTCAGCACAGAAGTCCATATAAACGCCTTAAGAACAGTGCTAAcgtttgttcttttctttatttcttactttgCCGCCTTCATAACAAACATGACATTCATTATTCCTCACGGAACTCAGCGCTACTTTGTGATGAAGGACATAATGGCAGCATATCCCTCTGGCCACTCAGTTATAATAATCTGGAGTAATTCTAAATTCCAACAACCACTCAGGAGACTTTTCTGCCTCAAAAAGAGTCAGTGA